The following proteins are encoded in a genomic region of Catellatospora sp. TT07R-123:
- the rpsF gene encoding 30S ribosomal protein S6, which yields MRHYEVMVILDPSLEERTVAPSLDTYLNVIRTSGGSVEKLDVWGRRRLSFEINKKAEGIYAVIDLQASPEAVAELDRQLRLNESVLRTKVIRPEVR from the coding sequence TTGCGTCACTACGAAGTCATGGTGATCCTCGACCCCAGTCTCGAGGAGCGCACCGTCGCACCGTCGCTGGACACGTACCTCAACGTGATCCGTACGTCGGGTGGCTCGGTTGAGAAGCTCGATGTGTGGGGCCGTCGCCGGCTCTCCTTCGAGATCAACAAGAAGGCCGAAGGTATCTACGCCGTCATCGACCTCCAGGCGTCGCCTGAGGCCGTGGCCGAGCTGGACCGCCAGCTGCGACTCAACGAGTCGGTGCTGCGTACCAAGGTCATCCGTCCGGAAGTTCGCTGA
- a CDS encoding single-stranded DNA-binding protein: MAGETTITVIGNLTDDPELRFTPSGAAVAKFRVASTPRTLDRASGEWKDGEPLFLQCSVWRQVAENVAESLQRGSRVIISGRLRQRSYETKEGEKRTVFELEVDEIGPSLRYATAKVQKMSRSGGSGGGYGSGSGGNSSGGGGGGGFADDPWATASPAGGSGGNFDDEPPF; encoded by the coding sequence ATGGCTGGAGAAACCACCATCACGGTCATCGGCAACCTGACCGACGACCCTGAGCTGCGCTTCACCCCGTCGGGTGCGGCAGTGGCGAAGTTCCGCGTCGCATCCACCCCGCGCACGCTCGACCGGGCCTCCGGCGAGTGGAAGGACGGCGAGCCGCTCTTCCTGCAGTGCTCGGTGTGGCGTCAGGTCGCGGAGAACGTCGCCGAGTCGCTGCAGCGGGGTTCCCGCGTCATCATCTCGGGACGGCTGCGCCAGCGGTCGTACGAGACGAAGGAAGGCGAGAAGCGCACTGTCTTCGAGCTGGAGGTCGACGAGATCGGCCCGTCGCTGCGGTATGCCACGGCGAAGGTGCAGAAGATGTCGCGCTCCGGTGGCAGTGGTGGCGGCTACGGCTCCGGCTCCGGCGGTAACAGCTCCGGCGGGGGCGGCGGCGGAGGTTTCGCCGACGACCCGTGGGCTACCGCCTCTCCGGCCGGCGGTTCGGGTGGCAACTTCGACGACGAGCCACCGTTCTGA
- the rpsR gene encoding 30S ribosomal protein S18, whose amino-acid sequence MAKAAALRKPKKKVNPLDKEGITYIDYKDTALLRKFISDRGKIRARRVTGVTTQQQRQIARAVKNAREMALLPYTTTGR is encoded by the coding sequence ATGGCGAAGGCTGCGGCCCTCCGCAAACCGAAGAAGAAGGTGAACCCGCTCGACAAGGAGGGGATCACCTACATCGACTACAAGGACACCGCGCTGCTGCGCAAGTTCATCTCCGACCGCGGCAAGATCCGCGCTCGGCGGGTGACCGGCGTGACCACGCAGCAGCAGCGGCAGATCGCTCGTGCGGTCAAGAACGCCCGTGAGATGGCGCTCCTGCCGTACACCACCACGGGTCGCTGA